A segment of the Siphonobacter curvatus genome:
ATGGGTTTGGCTACTACAGATGCCGCATCCCCCGGATTAAAAATCAGTAATTCGTTACTTGCCGCATCTACTGCGTAAGCTACCGCTTGCGGAGGAAGGGCAATACCTAACAATTCCTGGCTCAGGTCGCCCAGTTTTTTCAGGCTGCCGTTTCCTACATCCACCTGCGTAATTTCCCATTTGCCTTCCACTTTGACAGAAGCCAGCGTAAAGGAATTATCCGGAGCGATGTCAAAACCACCCACGGCTTCTACGTCCAGTCCCAGGGGGCCTACCGGAACGAGCGTACCATTGTTGGGGGGATCTTGTTTATATAATTGATTCGTAACGGGATCAATGTCGTACAGAACGGTACTGGTTGCCCCAGCTTTGCTATTGGTATACGCCGCTGCCGTAATGGCAGCCCCGCTAATGCCGTTAATGACTCCGTCTACTGCTGCAGTAGCTCCCGTCTCGGGATGCAGTCGCAGGTTTTGACCTTTGTTCGTAACCAGACGAATCCGATCAACGGTAGGGTTAAAATCAAAAGCTACTTCGGTACCATCCAGGGCCGGTGCAAAAGGCTGCGAACCTACCTGGGTAGCGGTACCGGCGGCGGTTCCTTCGGTCAGGTTGATGGTATAGAGCTTGCTGGCGTCGGTCACTGCGTACAATTGACCCGTAGCCGGACGAAAATCGATGGCTAACACTCGCTCATTCTGCGGAACGCCGATTTTCAGGGTTCGCGTAGGAGCATTGGGTGATTGGACATTGAGTTCCAGCAACTGATTGCCGGCAGTGAGACCAAAAAATTTCTGGTTGGGCAGTGGGTCCGGTGGGGTGCGGTGGTCTGTACAAGATTGCAGGGCGACCAGAGAAGCCAGGGTAAGGATGGCTCCGACCTTACGGATGCCTTTGTACGCATGTAGCATGTTTACAGGGATTTTAGAAGCGTTAGTGATAGAAGCGGGGCGGTATAGGTTTATGGCACTAACATTTGTTAAGCCCTCGCTAACCTAACTGTAAAATTTTAATATGGTTTTAACGTGGTTTTAATTTTTTATCGTGAATACTATTTGTGAAGGATAATTATTATAGATAATTTATTGATTTTCAGAATATTAAATGTAGTTAATAAAAATTGATTTTTATCAATATTTTTTGTCGAGCTGATAACCTAAGCTAATCTTTAATGGCTAGGATTGACGTTAATCGTGCGTATTTGCAGGAGTTTTGAAGTCGCAAGAAGCTGTATCTTTGTTAAAAAAGTAGATGAGCGAGGACGTAACTATTCATAAGAAGAAGCCCCTTTTTCCAATCAGTGCGGAACTACATAGATATTTGCATACCTATCAGCGGGAAGCCCGCCTTCCCATTGGCTACAATGATCTGATGAACTTTCGGGAAACGATTCCGGTGATTGACAAACACGGAAAAGATACCCTTTGGGAATCGCCTATCTATCCGCCCTACGACATCGACCGGATTCATAATGGTTTGAAGAAAATATACGCCATGCTGAATACCTCGGGGAACATCGATATCGTCGAGCATAAGTACATCGACCGGATTGACTACTGTACCTTTGGCAACACGCATCCTTTCCGAAT
Coding sequences within it:
- a CDS encoding DUF4394 domain-containing protein, which codes for MLHAYKGIRKVGAILTLASLVALQSCTDHRTPPDPLPNQKFFGLTAGNQLLELNVQSPNAPTRTLKIGVPQNERVLAIDFRPATGQLYAVTDASKLYTINLTEGTAAGTATQVGSQPFAPALDGTEVAFDFNPTVDRIRLVTNKGQNLRLHPETGATAAVDGVINGISGAAITAAAYTNSKAGATSTVLYDIDPVTNQLYKQDPPNNGTLVPVGPLGLDVEAVGGFDIAPDNSFTLASVKVEGKWEITQVDVGNGSLKKLGDLSQELLGIALPPQAVAYAVDAASNELLIFNPGDAASVVAKPITGIQANEKILGIDFRPATGQLYALGSTSRVYILNTSSGAAALAAGTGELSVKLDGTDFGFDFNPVADRIRIISNTGQNLRVNPADLVATVDGTLNPGTPTVTASAYTNNYAGTTATTLFNIDTNTDQLTQQVPPNNGTQVAVGATGVDATGANGFDIGGTTGNAWALLRSGGSTSLYKVNLTSGQLTPAIPFNRSVSGFALGLGF